The Flavobacteriales bacterium genome contains the following window.
CAAATAGCGCGGTATTTGTTCCAACCAAGATAGCATCTTCTTCGCTTCTCCATTTGTGAACAAGTGTATTCGAAATAGCGTTGCTCACTTCTGCTGCTCTTTCAGTTTTGTAGTCTCTGATAGTATCAATGTAGCCATTTAATGTTTGGGCCCATTTTAAAATAATATATGGCCTACGATATTTGTGATAAGTGTGGAAGCGTCTGTTTACATTGATTGCTTCATTTTCCAAGAGCCCTTTTTCTACGACATAGTTAGCGGCTTCTAATTTCTCTACACCTTTTCCACCAACCTCTTGGGAATGATCTTCGGTGGCGATGAAAACCTTCCGGATACCATGTTCAATAATAAGATCAGAGCACGGGGGTGTTTTGCCGTAATGTGAGCACGGTTCTAGATTTATATAGATTTCTGAGTCTTTTAAAAGCGATTTGTCTTTTACTGAATTAATTGCATTAACCTCTGCATGAGTTTCACCAAATTGCCGATGATAACCTTCTCCAATAATGGTATCCCTATAAACAATAACACATCCAACTAATGGATTTGGAGAGACATTTCCCAAACCATTCTTAGCCAATTCTAGGCATCTTTGCATGTAGATTTCACAATTATTCATACATTTCAAAAATACATTTTTTACCTCATTTAGGATTATCAAATTGAACCAAACCAAGCATTCCGAGTTAGCCAAATATTTTAATGAGGAACTTTCTGAGTTATATAGCTATAATGAAAGAGATTCGATCTTTGCAATGTGCATAGAATATGTCTTGAAAATCGATAATGTTTCTCTTCGACTCAATCCTAATCGGTTGGTTACTGTGCTAGAAAGGCAAGAACTAGATGTTATTCTTGAAAGATTGAAAACGTCGGAGCCAGTGCAGTACGTATTGGGAGAAGCATGGTTTGATAACTTGATATTAAATGTATCTCCAGGTGTTTTAATTCCCCGGCAGGAAACAGAAGAACTCGTTGCTCTTATTGATCAGAATTTCCGAGGTAAATCTGTAAATATATTAGACATTGGTACAGGAAGTGGTGCTATTGCTCTTGCTCTAAAAGAAAGGAATCCCGATGCGAATGTTATTGCATATGATTTTTCAGAAGTTGCTTTGGACATAGCTAAGGAAAATGCATTAAAGAATAATCTTGATAT
Protein-coding sequences here:
- the ribD gene encoding bifunctional diaminohydroxyphosphoribosylaminopyrimidine deaminase/5-amino-6-(5-phosphoribosylamino)uracil reductase RibD, coding for MNNCEIYMQRCLELAKNGLGNVSPNPLVGCVIVYRDTIIGEGYHRQFGETHAEVNAINSVKDKSLLKDSEIYINLEPCSHYGKTPPCSDLIIEHGIRKVFIATEDHSQEVGGKGVEKLEAANYVVEKGLLENEAINVNRRFHTYHKYRRPYIILKWAQTLNGYIDTIRDYKTERAAEVSNAISNTLVHKWRSEEDAILVGTNTALF
- the prmC gene encoding peptide chain release factor N(5)-glutamine methyltransferase, with product MNQTKHSELAKYFNEELSELYSYNERDSIFAMCIEYVLKIDNVSLRLNPNRLVTVLERQELDVILERLKTSEPVQYVLGEAWFDNLILNVSPGVLIPRQETEELVALIDQNFRGKSVNILDIGTGSGAIALALKERNPDANVIAYDFSEVALDIAKENALKNNLDIKFELFDILKRQNENIESKFDVIVSNPPYVLNSEMENMHSNVVKYEPHAALFVEDDNSLIFYRAIFNFTEINLKESGSLYLEINEAKGEKLKSYLRTKNFFKEITIIKDLNGRDRFIQCTK